In Mycobacterium sp. JS623, one genomic interval encodes:
- a CDS encoding phosphorylase family protein: MPGKAYAGRVGGVAIALVIAVAVMTGWHSGLAWADETGGTAGSTTSTAGTETKADQTDVGAPGKTNDDVGTPTEAADPPKKGADETPPTKPSRKTGSNAPAAQPAKPKAATAVSATSEVKHEAPADVTPQEKTAANSGPSDPTPPTHAALRIATTELPAVTTAVTTPKPVQPNVIRAVTALVSGVVNAIVSPFAASSMPGAPAGAPSIWSLLAFARREFERAFTTPSLQEKPVDTQTTSQTSEERTLILSAFPAEADAILARTTLDPNPSVVVDGHHFYLGTLGGKKVIVAMTGIGIVNATQTTEIALDHFTPDSGISIGAVVFSGVAGGSGRTEIGDVAVPARWTSDDGQTWHAVDPGMLATASALDVDLLSRDSIGDPSCYCGLFAGPQIDLNREPDLFVGGDGSSDDNNNGTAFPALPSIPLVGDIFGAQPCAAPDFSLLFTGNFFQAIVPFLASGLVSNLTGLLNPMTPAVDAVDQETAAAQQVADAHGIPFLGIRGMSDGPGDPLNLPGYPFTFAVYKQIAADNAAIVTEAFLQDWGGA; the protein is encoded by the coding sequence ATGCCTGGCAAGGCATACGCAGGTCGGGTCGGCGGCGTAGCCATCGCCCTGGTTATCGCCGTTGCCGTCATGACCGGCTGGCACAGCGGCCTCGCGTGGGCTGACGAGACCGGTGGAACTGCCGGATCGACCACCTCCACCGCCGGAACCGAGACGAAAGCCGACCAAACCGACGTCGGCGCACCCGGCAAGACGAATGACGACGTCGGTACACCGACCGAAGCGGCCGATCCGCCGAAGAAGGGTGCCGACGAGACGCCGCCCACCAAGCCGTCGCGAAAGACGGGGTCGAACGCGCCGGCGGCCCAGCCCGCGAAGCCGAAGGCGGCGACGGCAGTCTCGGCTACCTCGGAGGTGAAGCACGAGGCGCCTGCCGACGTGACGCCGCAGGAGAAAACCGCCGCCAACAGCGGACCCTCAGATCCAACACCACCCACCCACGCGGCACTGCGCATCGCAACGACAGAGTTGCCCGCTGTCACAACGGCGGTAACAACGCCGAAACCGGTGCAGCCCAACGTGATCCGTGCGGTGACTGCGCTGGTGTCGGGTGTCGTCAATGCGATCGTGAGCCCGTTTGCCGCCAGTAGCATGCCGGGAGCGCCTGCCGGGGCGCCGTCGATCTGGTCGCTGCTGGCGTTCGCGCGACGCGAATTCGAACGGGCATTCACCACGCCGTCGTTGCAAGAAAAACCCGTCGACACACAGACAACGAGCCAGACGAGCGAAGAGCGCACCCTGATCCTGTCTGCCTTCCCCGCCGAGGCCGACGCCATTCTCGCCCGCACCACGCTCGACCCGAATCCCTCGGTGGTGGTCGACGGGCATCACTTCTACCTCGGCACGTTGGGCGGCAAAAAGGTGATCGTGGCGATGACCGGCATCGGCATCGTCAACGCCACCCAGACGACGGAGATAGCGCTCGACCACTTCACCCCCGACTCCGGCATATCGATTGGCGCAGTGGTGTTCTCGGGCGTCGCCGGCGGCTCCGGGCGCACCGAGATCGGCGATGTCGCGGTGCCGGCCCGATGGACCTCCGATGACGGCCAAACATGGCACGCTGTCGATCCGGGCATGCTGGCCACCGCCAGCGCACTGGATGTCGACCTGCTGAGTCGAGACAGCATCGGAGACCCGAGCTGTTATTGCGGACTGTTCGCGGGCCCGCAGATCGACCTCAACCGCGAACCGGACCTGTTCGTCGGCGGCGACGGTTCCAGCGACGACAACAACAACGGAACGGCCTTCCCTGCCCTGCCGTCTATTCCGCTGGTCGGCGACATCTTCGGCGCCCAGCCCTGCGCAGCACCGGATTTCTCACTTCTGTTCACCGGCAACTTCTTCCAGGCCATCGTGCCGTTCCTGGCCTCCGGACTCGTCAGCAACCTGACGGGACTGCTGAACCCTATGACGCCGGCTGTGGACGCCGTCGACCAGGAGACCGCGGCGGCGCAACAGGTCGCCGACGCGCACGGCATCCCGTTCCTCGGCATTCGCGGCATGTCCGACGGGCCAGGTGATCCGCTCAACTTGCCGGGCTATCCGTTCACATTCGCCGTCTACAAGCAGATCGCGGCAGACAACGCCGCGATCGTCACCGAAGCGTTCCTGCAGGACTGGGGCGGCGCCTGA
- a CDS encoding DUF732 domain-containing protein, translated as MWSIPLGALAAGAAVSLAFASPAGADPGSYLKDVQPFYQNFSVEQLLSEGFRVCSVTQRGTTSSQAVQMVQDDIGASVTAAGDIVAAAVVKLC; from the coding sequence ATGTGGTCCATCCCGCTTGGAGCTCTGGCCGCCGGTGCGGCGGTATCGTTGGCATTCGCCTCGCCCGCGGGGGCTGACCCAGGGAGCTACCTCAAAGACGTGCAGCCCTTCTACCAGAACTTCAGCGTCGAGCAGCTGCTGTCCGAGGGGTTCAGGGTCTGCTCGGTAACGCAACGCGGTACGACCTCCTCGCAGGCCGTCCAGATGGTGCAGGACGACATCGGGGCATCGGTGACCGCGGCCGGCGATATCGTCGCGGCCGCGGTGGTCAAGCTCTGCTGA
- a CDS encoding PaaX family transcriptional regulator C-terminal domain-containing protein — MGDDGRVPAVNGGRGQLADLIGDQSLSARSVLATALLGAPHPHLTVGELVAMASLFGISDGAARTCLWRMVSNGELTSEDGTYALAGSLLERRQRVDEASRAPATRPWDGSWELAIVSLERRSAADRLALRKAATALHLAELREGVWIRPDNLDPERLPTLRAVLDRQCVHFHNAATDIPAETVRSLFSLDDWAADADRFTVALQDELDIEAVGSEDFAYWFALSVAVVRHLQLDPLLPAEVIGNDWPGDELRSAYRRFNEVFQKRLNTAFR, encoded by the coding sequence ATGGGTGATGATGGACGCGTGCCAGCAGTCAATGGGGGCCGCGGCCAGCTCGCCGATCTGATCGGTGACCAGTCACTCAGCGCACGGTCGGTCCTTGCGACGGCGCTGCTCGGCGCCCCGCACCCACACCTGACGGTTGGGGAACTGGTGGCGATGGCCTCGCTCTTCGGCATCAGCGACGGCGCCGCCCGCACGTGCTTGTGGCGCATGGTCTCCAATGGGGAACTCACCAGCGAGGACGGCACCTATGCGCTCGCGGGCAGCCTGCTCGAACGGCGGCAGCGTGTCGACGAGGCATCCCGCGCTCCGGCAACTCGGCCGTGGGATGGCAGCTGGGAGTTGGCGATCGTGTCTTTGGAGCGGCGGTCGGCCGCAGATCGCCTGGCGCTGCGCAAGGCGGCAACCGCTCTGCACCTCGCAGAGCTACGGGAGGGCGTCTGGATTCGGCCCGACAACCTCGACCCCGAGCGCCTGCCAACACTGCGCGCCGTGCTCGACCGCCAATGCGTGCACTTCCACAACGCCGCGACGGACATCCCCGCCGAGACCGTGAGATCTCTGTTCAGTCTTGATGATTGGGCTGCAGACGCTGACAGGTTCACCGTCGCTCTGCAGGACGAGCTCGACATCGAGGCGGTCGGCTCCGAGGACTTTGCGTATTGGTTCGCCTTATCAGTCGCGGTCGTCCGTCATCTTCAACTCGACCCACTGCTACCCGCCGAAGTCATCGGAAACGACTGGCCGGGAGACGAGCTGCGCAGCGCGTATCGGCGTTTCAACGAGGTGTTCCAGAAGCGGCTGAACACGGCGTTCCGTTAA
- a CDS encoding propionyl-CoA synthetase, translating into MGGYRDLFNASIADPTTFWADAARSVTWTREPKRILDDSNPPFYRWFPDGELNTCANALDRHVEGGRADQPALIYDSPVTGSQRTYTYRELLDETARFAGALRGLGVGKGDRVVIYMPMVPEAAIAMLACARLGAVHSVVFGGFAAHELAARIDDAKPAVIVTASCGVEPTRTVDYKPMLDTALQLSVHATPACVILQRDQRPCEPLAGRDHDWRELMANAEPVDPVPVAATDPLYVLYTSGTTGTPKGIVRDNGGHAVALLWSMRNIYDTHPGEVYWAASDVGWVVGHSYIVYAPLMLGATTVLYEGKPVGTPDAGAFWRVASEHGVKAVFTAPTAIRAIKKEDPEGLHLSKYDLSALKYLFQAGERLDPGTYGWASDMLGIPVVDHWWQTETGWAIAANPMGVEPLPIKPGSATVPMPGYDVRILRPDGSECDANEEGSICVRLPLPPGTLPTIFGNDERYIKGYLSAFPGYYLTGDGGYIDDDGYLFVMGRTDDVINVAGHRMSTGSIEAVLAGHPAVAECAVIGVADEIKGQVPRGLVVLKAGATADRLAEELIEAVRENIGAVASFKIVDVVPALPKTRSGKILRKTMRGIADGREEPMPSTIEDPGVLDALKPILQR; encoded by the coding sequence ATGGGTGGCTACCGAGACCTGTTCAACGCCAGCATCGCCGATCCAACGACATTCTGGGCAGACGCAGCGCGGTCGGTGACGTGGACCCGTGAACCGAAGCGCATTCTCGACGACTCGAACCCGCCCTTCTACCGCTGGTTTCCCGACGGGGAGTTGAACACCTGCGCCAACGCGCTGGACCGTCACGTCGAGGGCGGCCGAGCCGACCAGCCCGCGCTGATCTACGACTCCCCGGTGACCGGATCGCAACGCACATACACCTACCGCGAGCTGCTGGACGAGACCGCCCGCTTCGCGGGAGCACTGCGCGGACTCGGTGTCGGCAAAGGCGATCGCGTCGTCATCTACATGCCGATGGTGCCCGAGGCGGCGATCGCGATGCTTGCGTGCGCTCGACTGGGCGCGGTGCATTCGGTGGTGTTCGGCGGGTTCGCCGCGCACGAACTCGCGGCCCGCATCGACGACGCGAAACCGGCCGTCATCGTGACCGCGTCGTGCGGTGTCGAGCCAACGCGGACCGTCGACTACAAGCCGATGCTCGACACGGCTTTGCAGCTCTCCGTACACGCCACGCCCGCGTGCGTGATCCTGCAGCGCGATCAGCGACCGTGCGAGCCGTTGGCGGGCCGCGACCATGATTGGCGCGAGCTGATGGCCAACGCGGAGCCCGTCGACCCGGTGCCCGTGGCGGCCACCGATCCGCTGTACGTGCTATACACCTCGGGCACCACCGGCACGCCGAAGGGCATCGTTCGCGACAACGGCGGGCATGCAGTGGCGCTGCTGTGGAGCATGCGCAACATCTACGACACGCATCCCGGCGAAGTCTATTGGGCAGCAAGCGATGTCGGTTGGGTCGTCGGGCACTCCTACATCGTCTACGCGCCACTGATGCTTGGTGCAACCACCGTGCTGTACGAGGGCAAGCCCGTCGGCACCCCGGATGCGGGCGCGTTCTGGCGCGTGGCATCCGAGCACGGCGTGAAGGCGGTGTTCACCGCGCCGACGGCGATCCGCGCGATCAAGAAGGAAGACCCCGAAGGCTTGCATCTGAGCAAGTACGACCTGTCGGCGCTGAAGTATTTGTTCCAGGCGGGCGAACGTCTCGATCCGGGCACCTACGGTTGGGCGTCGGACATGCTCGGCATCCCGGTCGTGGACCACTGGTGGCAGACCGAAACCGGTTGGGCCATCGCGGCGAACCCGATGGGCGTCGAACCGCTGCCTATCAAACCGGGTTCGGCGACGGTGCCGATGCCGGGCTACGACGTGCGCATCCTGCGGCCTGACGGTTCGGAGTGCGACGCGAACGAAGAGGGCTCGATCTGCGTGCGACTGCCGTTGCCGCCGGGAACGTTGCCGACGATTTTCGGTAATGACGAACGTTACATCAAGGGGTATCTGTCGGCATTCCCCGGTTATTACCTGACCGGCGACGGCGGATACATCGACGACGACGGCTACCTCTTTGTGATGGGCCGCACCGATGACGTGATAAACGTTGCGGGACACCGGATGTCGACAGGATCAATCGAAGCCGTTCTTGCGGGTCACCCTGCAGTCGCCGAGTGTGCGGTGATCGGCGTGGCAGACGAGATCAAGGGGCAGGTGCCGCGGGGTCTCGTCGTTTTGAAGGCCGGCGCGACGGCCGACCGGCTTGCCGAGGAACTGATCGAGGCGGTGCGCGAAAACATCGGCGCGGTGGCATCTTTCAAGATCGTCGACGTGGTACCCGCACTCCCCAAGACGCGATCGGGCAAGATTCTGCGCAAGACGATGCGCGGCATCGCCGACGGCCGCGAGGAACCGATGCCCTCGACCATCGAGGACCCGGGGGTGCTCGACGCGCTGAAACCGATTCTGCAACGTTGA
- a CDS encoding SRPBCC family protein has product MAEPAAIDSSLTVKRDTTATRQQVWDVVADGWTYSQWVVGNTRMRAVDPRWPEPGSKIHHTIGVWPFVLNDETHVESSTPLEELVLRAKGRPFGGARIALRLFDIPTGCRIEMAEVPVGGPLSLVPRRLALAAAYPRNRECLARLAALAERRKEPA; this is encoded by the coding sequence ATGGCAGAGCCAGCGGCAATTGATAGCTCCTTGACCGTGAAGCGGGACACCACCGCGACACGACAGCAGGTCTGGGACGTAGTCGCCGATGGCTGGACGTATTCGCAGTGGGTGGTCGGAAACACCCGGATGCGCGCGGTTGATCCCCGATGGCCCGAGCCCGGCAGCAAGATCCATCACACCATCGGCGTATGGCCGTTTGTCCTCAACGACGAGACGCACGTCGAGTCCTCGACGCCGCTGGAGGAGCTCGTGCTGCGCGCCAAGGGCCGTCCGTTCGGCGGAGCACGAATAGCGTTGCGGCTGTTCGATATCCCGACGGGATGCCGCATCGAGATGGCCGAGGTGCCCGTCGGTGGCCCGCTGAGCCTGGTGCCGCGGCGGCTGGCCCTGGCCGCGGCATACCCGCGAAACCGTGAGTGTCTGGCCCGGTTGGCCGCGTTGGCGGAGCGGCGAAAAGAACCCGCGTGA
- a CDS encoding methyltransferase family protein, whose product MSAIGEPDSVPDLLELVSHAHVLEVLDALTRGPMSRADLRTHVHAGRRGLSAALRLLGARGLVTRNDHGSWDTDAAADVVYRHTDLGRVVVEALSCYSLWTAMYDRVETSQDHSWKR is encoded by the coding sequence ATGTCCGCTATCGGTGAACCGGACTCTGTGCCGGACCTGCTCGAGCTAGTAAGCCATGCACACGTGCTCGAAGTACTCGACGCGCTCACCCGCGGGCCAATGTCTCGTGCAGATCTGCGCACTCATGTCCACGCTGGCCGGCGCGGATTGTCGGCGGCCTTGAGACTCCTCGGGGCTCGCGGACTGGTCACGAGAAACGACCACGGAAGCTGGGACACCGACGCTGCCGCCGACGTCGTGTACCGGCACACGGACCTCGGTCGTGTCGTTGTCGAGGCACTGTCGTGCTACTCGCTCTGGACTGCGATGTATGACCGTGTGGAGACGAGCCAGGATCACTCCTGGAAGCGGTAG
- a CDS encoding MOSC and FAD-binding oxidoreductase domain-containing protein produces MATLVSVNVGLPTDVQWQGRVVHTGVFKRPVSGPQMVRRLNIDGDGQGDLGGHGGEQRAVLIYQTESYRYWAQVLKRDDLEPGHFGENFTVDGLPDDEVCIGDRYRIGDAVFEVTQPRVTCYRVGIRLDEPRMAALLVSHHRPGFYCRVLQEGFVEPGQTITKISADPEAMSVNEIDALLYLPGHPRESLQRALRIPALSPGWQASLRSLLDQTERDGVSGNSGLSAAAGTPSPAWPGFRSLIVSDIKMESDSVFSVVLADPDGAPLASWLAGQSIALRIHIDGDHLPIYRNYSLSNRPGDPDYRIAIKQERAGVASGYLHSHLRVGDRLEVAAARGGFYLGDGDGPVVLISAGVGITPVLAMLHAISDSQPDRRVWWVHAARDGSEHPFTAETAELLGRLSNVEAHVAYSRPGVASHFGVDYTIKGRLTAESLSEMALPREADVYVCGPESFMRDMTAALTATGIEPARIHTETFGAQGALAPGVVAAAAPPPHLPAGPAGTGPEVSFSRSGITAKWSDRYPSLLDFAEACDVPVRWSCRTGVCHNCESALLAGTVHYDPDPVESAADGNALICCSRPTSAVVLDL; encoded by the coding sequence ATGGCCACGCTGGTATCGGTGAACGTCGGCCTGCCGACGGACGTGCAGTGGCAGGGCCGTGTGGTCCATACCGGAGTGTTCAAGAGGCCGGTGAGCGGGCCGCAGATGGTGCGCCGCCTCAATATCGACGGCGACGGCCAGGGTGATCTCGGGGGCCACGGTGGTGAGCAGCGCGCCGTGCTGATCTATCAGACTGAGTCGTATCGTTATTGGGCGCAGGTGTTGAAGCGGGACGATCTCGAGCCGGGTCATTTCGGTGAAAACTTCACTGTCGACGGGCTTCCCGACGATGAGGTATGTATCGGCGACCGGTATCGGATCGGCGACGCCGTCTTCGAAGTAACGCAGCCCAGGGTCACGTGCTATCGCGTCGGAATCCGACTTGACGAACCGCGGATGGCGGCACTGCTTGTGTCGCATCACCGCCCGGGCTTCTACTGCAGGGTCCTGCAGGAGGGGTTTGTGGAACCGGGCCAGACCATCACCAAGATCTCCGCGGACCCAGAAGCGATGTCCGTCAACGAGATCGACGCATTACTGTACCTGCCGGGACATCCGCGGGAATCGTTACAGCGCGCATTGCGAATTCCCGCGCTCAGCCCTGGGTGGCAGGCGTCGTTACGGAGTCTGCTGGATCAAACGGAACGCGACGGTGTGAGTGGCAACAGTGGACTCAGCGCGGCCGCAGGAACACCGTCGCCGGCGTGGCCGGGCTTTCGATCGTTGATCGTGTCAGATATCAAGATGGAGTCTGACTCCGTATTCTCAGTAGTGCTTGCCGATCCCGACGGTGCACCGCTGGCGAGTTGGCTTGCGGGACAATCGATTGCGCTCAGAATCCACATCGACGGCGATCATCTGCCGATCTACCGCAATTACTCGTTGTCGAACCGGCCCGGCGACCCGGATTACCGTATCGCAATCAAGCAAGAGCGTGCCGGCGTCGCGAGCGGGTACCTGCACAGCCATCTGCGGGTCGGGGATCGCCTCGAGGTGGCAGCGGCCCGCGGAGGGTTCTACCTGGGCGATGGCGACGGGCCGGTCGTCCTGATATCCGCAGGCGTCGGGATCACCCCGGTGTTGGCGATGTTGCACGCGATCAGCGACAGCCAACCCGACCGCCGGGTGTGGTGGGTGCATGCAGCGCGGGACGGCTCTGAGCATCCGTTCACCGCCGAAACTGCCGAGTTGCTCGGCCGACTATCCAACGTCGAGGCTCATGTTGCCTACAGTCGCCCCGGCGTGGCGAGTCACTTCGGCGTCGATTACACGATCAAAGGCAGGCTGACCGCGGAATCGCTGAGCGAAATGGCATTGCCGCGGGAGGCGGACGTCTACGTGTGCGGTCCCGAGTCATTCATGCGCGACATGACCGCTGCGCTGACCGCAACCGGTATCGAGCCGGCAAGGATCCACACCGAAACGTTCGGCGCCCAGGGCGCTTTGGCGCCCGGCGTCGTCGCGGCCGCAGCTCCCCCACCGCACCTGCCGGCAGGTCCCGCTGGCACCGGTCCCGAGGTCTCGTTCTCGCGCAGCGGCATCACCGCCAAATGGAGTGACCGCTACCCCAGCCTTCTGGACTTCGCTGAGGCCTGCGACGTGCCGGTCCGGTGGTCGTGCCGGACCGGGGTGTGCCACAACTGTGAGAGCGCGCTGCTTGCCGGCACAGTGCACTACGACCCGGACCCCGTCGAATCCGCCGCCGACGGCAACGCATTGATCTGCTGCTCTCGACCCACCTCGGCCGTGGTCTTGGATTTGTAA
- a CDS encoding APC family permease: protein MSSPTSVLKRLVVGRPFRSDRLGHTLLPKRIALPIFASDPLSSVAYATQEILLILTLGGLAYLYLTPWIAAAVVLLLAVVTLSYRQVVQAYPSGGGSYEVASTNLGARAGLVVAAALLVDYVMTVAVSVAAGVDNIISAIPELNPYRVAINIGFIVVLTAMNLRGVRESGRAFAVPTYAFIAGVMLMIAIGLFRTLIGDAPVAESANYGIHAEHVGLNTLAIALLALRAFSSGCTALTGVEAISNGVPAFRKPKSLNAARTMTAMGTLAITMFIGVTALALISHTHVVEHTCDLIGFPGDCNNDAQRTVIAQVAAAVFGNNSAMFYYMQAATALILILAANTAYNGFPLLSSILAQDRYLPRQLHTRGDRLAYSNGIILLALIAAVLIYAFDGSTTRLINLYILGVFTSFTLCQTGMVSHWNRALRDTETPALRRRIRRARVINAVGACFTGVVLVVVMITKFTHGAYLVVIAIPLLCVLMQSIHRHYAAVRAELRTVDDDEPTLPSRIHAIVLISSWHKATQRALMFAKATRPDSLTALTVNVNDAETRSLVREWEELNVAIPLKVIESPYREITRPIVAYIKKQRQSGPRDVVNVYIPEYVVGRWWENLLHNQSSLRLKGRLLFEPGVMVTSVPWQLHSSAQHDLTREEHVAGEVRRGIDRMPTG from the coding sequence GTGTCGTCACCGACATCTGTGCTCAAGCGATTGGTCGTCGGGCGGCCGTTCCGTAGCGACCGGCTTGGTCACACGCTGCTGCCAAAACGCATTGCCCTGCCTATCTTCGCGAGCGACCCGCTGTCCTCCGTCGCATATGCGACCCAGGAAATCCTGCTGATCCTGACGCTCGGCGGATTGGCGTACCTCTACCTCACGCCATGGATCGCCGCGGCGGTAGTGCTGCTGCTCGCCGTCGTGACATTGTCGTATCGCCAGGTGGTGCAGGCCTACCCAAGCGGCGGCGGTTCGTACGAGGTGGCGTCCACGAACCTGGGTGCCCGCGCGGGACTGGTGGTGGCCGCAGCGCTTCTCGTCGACTATGTGATGACGGTCGCCGTATCGGTGGCCGCGGGTGTGGACAACATCATCTCGGCGATCCCCGAACTGAACCCGTATCGCGTCGCGATCAACATCGGCTTCATTGTTGTGCTGACCGCAATGAACCTGCGCGGTGTGCGCGAATCCGGCCGTGCATTCGCCGTGCCGACCTACGCCTTCATCGCCGGTGTGATGCTGATGATCGCAATCGGCTTGTTCCGCACGCTGATTGGCGACGCGCCGGTGGCCGAGAGCGCGAACTATGGCATCCATGCCGAACACGTCGGACTGAACACCCTGGCGATCGCGCTGCTCGCACTGCGGGCGTTCTCGTCAGGCTGCACCGCACTCACCGGCGTGGAAGCGATCTCCAACGGAGTGCCGGCGTTCCGAAAGCCCAAGTCGCTCAATGCCGCTCGAACCATGACCGCGATGGGCACGCTGGCGATCACGATGTTCATCGGTGTGACCGCGCTAGCGCTGATCTCGCACACCCACGTCGTCGAGCACACCTGCGATCTCATCGGCTTTCCCGGCGACTGCAACAACGACGCCCAGCGCACGGTGATTGCCCAGGTTGCCGCCGCGGTATTCGGCAACAACAGCGCGATGTTCTACTACATGCAGGCCGCGACGGCGTTGATCCTGATCCTGGCGGCCAACACCGCGTACAACGGGTTTCCCCTTCTCAGTTCAATTCTCGCGCAGGACCGCTACCTGCCCCGCCAACTGCACACCCGCGGCGATCGGCTGGCCTATTCGAACGGCATCATTTTGCTCGCCTTGATCGCTGCGGTGCTGATCTACGCGTTCGACGGCTCGACCACCCGACTGATCAATCTCTATATCCTCGGGGTGTTCACGTCTTTCACGCTCTGCCAGACGGGCATGGTGTCGCACTGGAATCGGGCGCTGCGCGATACAGAGACGCCCGCACTGCGCCGCCGAATTCGGCGCGCGCGAGTGATCAACGCGGTCGGCGCCTGTTTCACCGGCGTGGTGTTGGTGGTCGTGATGATCACCAAGTTCACGCACGGCGCATATCTGGTGGTCATCGCGATACCGTTGTTGTGCGTTCTGATGCAGAGCATCCACCGGCACTATGCGGCGGTGCGTGCCGAGCTCCGCACTGTTGACGACGACGAGCCGACATTGCCGAGCCGGATCCACGCCATTGTGCTTATCTCCAGCTGGCACAAAGCAACTCAGCGTGCATTGATGTTCGCTAAGGCGACCAGGCCCGACTCCCTGACTGCGCTGACCGTCAATGTCAACGATGCGGAGACGCGGTCGCTGGTTCGGGAGTGGGAGGAACTCAACGTCGCTATCCCGCTCAAAGTCATTGAGTCGCCGTACCGGGAGATCACGCGGCCGATCGTCGCGTACATCAAAAAACAGCGGCAAAGCGGCCCGCGGGACGTGGTGAACGTCTATATCCCCGAGTACGTTGTCGGGCGCTGGTGGGAGAACCTGCTACACAATCAGAGTTCGTTACGACTCAAGGGGCGGTTGCTCTTCGAGCCCGGCGTCATGGTGACCAGCGTGCCGTGGCAGCTGCACTCGTCGGCACAGCACGACCTCACCCGCGAAGAGCACGTTGCCGGCGAGGTTCGCAGAGGCATCGACCGAATGCCGACCGGGTGA
- a CDS encoding alpha/beta fold hydrolase: MPSEPPPIPGARRSFVEARGVRFHVTESGPEDGRPVIALHGWPQHHWAYHHLLADPPPGLRIIAPDLPGFGWSGPAPHKWAKDDVASDVLALLDALALDKVLLVGHDWGAYAGYLMVLRVPERFDGYLALNMGYPWVTRRNFLAHGWPLLQYQPLMASFGVAAQRYTNFLYLVFKLGSALDRDTVRVYVDRFRDPVVARAGRDAYRTFLLREVPRAARHPEKRRATVPIRALYGVNDAAIHESWTSPQDAIADDFTLEKVDATHFIIDERPDLVRARLIALADETKP; the protein is encoded by the coding sequence ATGCCTTCTGAACCGCCGCCGATCCCGGGGGCGCGCCGGTCGTTCGTCGAGGCCCGCGGAGTCCGCTTTCATGTCACCGAATCGGGCCCCGAGGACGGCCGCCCGGTCATCGCGTTGCACGGCTGGCCGCAGCATCACTGGGCCTATCACCATCTGCTCGCCGACCCGCCGCCCGGCCTGCGGATCATCGCGCCCGACCTGCCCGGCTTCGGGTGGTCCGGACCCGCGCCGCACAAGTGGGCTAAGGACGACGTCGCCAGCGATGTGCTGGCCCTGCTCGACGCGCTCGCGCTGGACAAGGTGCTGCTCGTGGGGCACGACTGGGGCGCGTACGCCGGCTATCTGATGGTCCTGCGGGTGCCCGAGCGCTTCGACGGCTACCTGGCCCTGAACATGGGTTATCCGTGGGTGACTAGGCGGAACTTTCTGGCCCACGGTTGGCCGCTGCTGCAGTACCAGCCGCTGATGGCCTCGTTCGGTGTGGCCGCGCAGCGCTACACGAATTTCCTCTACCTCGTCTTCAAACTGGGATCTGCGCTCGATCGTGACACCGTGCGCGTATACGTGGACCGCTTCCGCGATCCCGTGGTGGCGCGAGCCGGCCGCGACGCCTACCGGACGTTCCTGCTACGCGAGGTACCAAGGGCTGCAAGGCATCCCGAGAAGCGTCGCGCCACCGTTCCCATTCGTGCCCTCTACGGCGTCAACGATGCTGCCATCCATGAATCGTGGACGTCGCCACAAGACGCCATCGCCGATGACTTCACGTTGGAGAAGGTCGACGCCACGCACTTCATCATCGACGAGCGCCCCGACCTGGTGCGGGCAAGACTGATCGCGCTGGCGGACGAAACCAAGCCCTGA
- a CDS encoding response regulator, whose amino-acid sequence MTPQKTRVLVIDDEPQILRALRINLSVRGYEVFIAASGAEALRTAADHRPDVIVLDLGLPDMSGIEVLEGLRGWLTAPVIVLSARTDSSDKVEALDAGADDYVTKPFGMDEFLARLRAAVRRGAAASDTDEPVIETSSFTVDLAAKKVTKNGTEVHLTPTEWGMLEMMVRNRGKLVGREELLKEVWGPAYAKETHYLRVYLAQLRRKLEDDPSRPVHLLTEAGMGYRFQE is encoded by the coding sequence ATGACCCCGCAGAAGACCAGGGTGCTGGTCATCGACGACGAACCACAGATCCTGCGCGCGTTGCGAATCAACCTTTCGGTGCGCGGCTACGAGGTGTTTATCGCCGCCAGCGGCGCCGAGGCTCTCAGAACTGCGGCCGACCACCGTCCCGACGTCATCGTGCTGGACCTGGGCCTGCCCGATATGTCCGGCATCGAGGTGCTCGAGGGTTTGCGCGGCTGGCTGACCGCACCGGTGATCGTGTTATCGGCACGCACCGATTCGTCGGACAAGGTCGAGGCACTGGATGCGGGTGCCGACGACTATGTCACCAAACCCTTTGGGATGGACGAATTCCTGGCCCGGCTGCGGGCCGCGGTGCGCCGCGGCGCCGCCGCGTCCGACACCGACGAGCCTGTGATCGAAACGTCGTCATTCACCGTGGACCTCGCCGCGAAGAAGGTGACAAAGAACGGCACAGAGGTCCACCTGACGCCCACCGAGTGGGGCATGCTGGAGATGATGGTGCGTAACCGCGGCAAGCTCGTCGGCCGCGAGGAGTTGCTCAAGGAAGTGTGGGGACCGGCCTACGCCAAGGAAACCCATTATCTGCGCGTGTATTTGGCGCAGCTGCGACGCAAGCTGGAAGACGACCCGTCACGTCCGGTTCACCTACTGACCGAAGCCGGAATGGGCTACCGCTTCCAGGAGTGA